Part of the Jatrophihabitans sp. GAS493 genome, GCTACGAATGGGAGCAGACGATCACCCGGCTGCTCGCCCCCGGGTTCCTGGACGCCCACGGCATCGACCGCACCAATGCCGGCGCGATCCGGGCCTGGGGCGTTGACCAATTGATGAGCGTCGTCGACGCTCTCGACCACGCCCAGCTCACCCTCACCCCCGTCCTGAAACCGGTCTACGAGCACTACCTCTCCGCACCCAACCCCACCACCCTGCTCACCCACCTGCGCACCGCCGGATGGTCCCCCGACCACCAGCAGATCTTTCCCCCGCTCTTGGCCCACCTACTCGACCTCCGCATCGACACCTACACCACGGCCAGCGGTAGTGACGCTGAACCGGATGCGCGCGCCACCCTTAACCCCAACGCCCACCACCACATCCGACTCGTCCACGACACCACCGCCGGTACCCACCACGCCACCTGGACCACCACAGACGGCGACACCCACTCCGACACCGAGTCTGGGTCAGAGGAGCCGCCGGTGGCGAAACGCCGCCGCCTCGCACCCCCCGCTCAGACACCCGAACCCACCGGTCACGCCGGTGACGCCGCAGATACCGACGACACCGCGTCGTTGCAGGAGATCACGTCCGCCGCGTTCGCCCAGGCCGAGCACCAACATCAGCAGTACCTGCAACTACCGGCCGAGTATCAGAATGCGCAGGACCCCGCCGTACAACGCGGCCTCGCGATGCTCGCTAATATCACCCGCCGCCTGCACCCTGACGGCGAACGCACCCTCATCACCGGCGACGACACCGCCCACACTCCCGGCCCCGCCGACGGCATGACCACGATCACCTCCTGGCACACGCTCGCCAAATACGTCCACAACGGCGGTCACGGATCCCTTGCCGAAATCCTCATCTCCCTCCCCACCGCCCCTGACCACGCCCTCGGGCTCCTCAACTACCACGGCAACCTCCACCTCATCCACGGCGAAGGCACCCACCCCGAACTCCTCCAAGTCAACGACCTACTTGCCCGCGAACCCGAACCCAACGACCCCCACTTCACTCCCCTCACCCACGCCCGCATCACCACTCCCAACATCACGCACCAAGACCACCCCACCCACGGAGCCCACCAACGCACACCTCGACGGGCAGCAACCACAGCGATTGCGAGACGTGCACCCGTGATTGTCAGCGGCGCGCGGATCGTCCCGGCGCCTGCGGTAAATGACGTTGAGGCCCTTGCTGCCGCGTTGGAGAACGCTGCCACCCAAGTCGGCGATGGCACCACTGCGGTGCCGCGGGTGAGGCCAAGCACGTCCAGCTCTCATCGGCTACCTGCGCCCGCACGGCGCCCGGCTGGTTAAGGGAGCAAGGTTGTTGAGCTTCAAGCTTTCTTGGGAGGTGTAACCCATCTGCCGGAACACTGTCACCCATCCCCCGAAGGCCAAAAATGGGAAGTATCAGCCGAACCAACCTCGACTTCCTGCGCCAGATGCGACGCCGCTTCCCGGCCGGGAAGCTCTATGTCATCCTCGACAATTTCAGCCCGCACAGGAAGGCCCAAGTACGCGAGTGGTGCCAGGCCAACGATGTCGAGCTGGTGTTCACGCCGACCAACGCGTCCTCGACGAACTGGATCGAGTGCGAATTCACCGCGCTACGGTACTTCGCCCTCAACGGCAGCGACCACCCCGACCACAAAACCCAGGACGCCGCGATCGGAAAGTACATTCGCTGGCGCAACCAACGCGCCCAACTCAAGACCCGCTTCGCGATCGGCTCCAAAATCCGCGAACCGGATTACCTCCCGCTTTCAGCCTGACGCGGCACTAGAATGATTGGGTTTCAGTCGAGGGACACGACAGGGCGCGGCGAAGCGGTGAGTACCACTTGTCGGTGGCCGCCATCGTCTGGCTCGGTCGGGAGACTTTGGCGTCGAGAATGCGATGGCCGGCGACTTAGCGGCTCGAGATCCGGTTGAATATCGACGAGTATTCAAATCCGGTCGGCCGGTCATAGTCATGAAGTTCCCAGAATGACAGCAGCTGGATTCCGTGTTCGGTCGTGTATGCCTGCAGATCTGCGGCGTCAGAGAGGCTGAGAAACTCCTTGTCGTCATTCTTGCCAGCGATCGGCGTGATTCCCAAACGCCCCCATGCCTCGGTCGCGCCGATCCGGTAGACCTTCTGCAGCTGGGCCACCGTGCTTCGAGCCGCGGCGAGGGTGTCGGTGAAGGCGTCCTCCCCATCGCCGAAGTCCATCGTCATCACGTTGACGGCAGCCACCCGAAGGCCAGTCTGATCGGCGTCGTGCAGCAGATCGAGTTGGGGCGACTCCATGCCCTGAGGGTCGACGGCGAGCGAGTACTGGATCTGCAGCACCGGATCCGATGCTTGCAGGGCGGCCAGGGCAACGTTGCGGCGATGGGTCGCGGCGTGGTCGTCGATAGCGCCGCCCTCGATGTCGAAGTCGAGGCGGGTAACGCCATACGTGTCCACAATCTGCTGATAGGCCGCGCGGAGCCGGACCGGGTTGGTACAGGTCTGGGCAAGTTCGCGGGCCGCGTCGCCGCCGAAGGAAATAATGACCTCGCCGCGTTCGCGTCGAAACGCCGCGATCTGAGCACGGTAAGCGCCGATGGCGTGACCGCTGGCGTCCCAGACGCCCGTGCAGTCGTGACTCGCCCGAATGAATCCGAGGATGTAGACGCGGGTGCCAGTCTTCGCCCGATCGGCGGCAATATCGGTGATGCTTGCGTCAGACACCTGCAGGAAAGGCGCTGCGAAGTGGGCGGGGAAGCCGACCGTCGTCTGGGGAATGGTGGCGGGTGAGTCGTGGGTGGGCGAAACGTGGGTATCCGAAGGCAGCGGGTGACTCTGCCGCCCGCATCCGGCCAACACGAAGCTGGCGAGCGCGGAGACGACGGCCGCCGAGATCGCGGCTCTTTTCAGGGTGAACATGCTGGCGTGCTTCCTTCCCGTTACGTATCGCGGATAGGTCGTCCACGACCGCCAGATGAAGGTGTGCAGCGGCGGCATCTGCCCACTCTGGCATCTGCGGCGTGCGGACCATGCACGGGGCGCGCTCTGCGTCGTAGAGCCGGCAGGCGCACACAGGCGAGTCGATCGGGTTGCCGCAGGACGCGATGGTGTGTGCAGGGCATCAGTTGTGGCTTGGTTGTCATGCGTACCCCACGTGCTCTCGGTCGTTGACGGTTGTGCTGACCGTGGTGAGGATGCCGATAATCGCTGGGCAGGTAGGGGTGTCCCTACCTCAGCCGGAGGGCGCGCACCGACCAGTAGGGGGCTGTACTCCGCTGTAATTCAGCTATGAATTTCCGAAGCTCTATGCATGACAACAGACAACGCATTTCAGACTTCATCGGACACCGAGCGACGCACCCGGGAACTTGTGGATGAACACCGCCAAGCACTTCTCGACTACGCCATGCGGCTCACGCATGGCGACTCGGTCTGGGCCGAGGACGTAGTACAAGACACTTTCATCCGAGCTTGGCGACACCTCGACCGACTCACGCCGGAGTTCGGGTCGGTGCGTGGGTGGTTGATGCGGGTCGCCCACAACAGGGTGATGGATGGATACCGGGCCGCTCGTTGCCGTCCGGTGACCGTCGACATCGACGAGTCCTACGGCAGCGCTACCGAGGATGGCAGCGAGGACATGATTCGCAAGTGGATGGTGACCAGCTTGCTCAAGAAGCTTCCTGAATTGCAAAGAGAAGCGCTGGTCGCGACCATTCTCTACGATCGGACCATGGCTCAAGCCGCCCAGGCGCTCGGCGTGCCGGAGGGAACCGTAAAGAGCCGTGTCTTCTATGCCCTTCGTGCGCTGCGCGGGGTGGCCACCGCTGATCTTCAGCTCACGGCGTAGCGGCACCAGTTCGACCCACTGGCCCTCGAGCTGAGGAAGGCCGTGCTCAGTATGGGAAGGTATGGTGGTCGTCTCGGCAGTGCGACGATCTGAGGAGACAAGCATGCGTGTGGCCGTCGCCGATGACAGCGTGCTTCTCCGTGACGGCCTGGTACTACTGCTAGAGGCCGCCGGTCACGAGGTCATGACCGCGACGTCATCCGGTACTGAACTCCTGGCCCAGCCGCAGATCGTGCAGGCTGAAGTTGCCATCCTTGACATCATGATGCCTCCCGAGCCGTTCGGTGGCCTGACCACCGCGAAGACACTGCGCGAACGCTATCCAGATATGGGCATACTTCTGCTATCGCAGTATGCTGAGGCGAGTTTCGTCAATGAAATGCTGTCGATCCACACTGCATCTATCGGGTACCGAATTAAGGATCGGATCGTCAGCGTAAAAGCGCTGACCGATACTCTGAACCGGATCGCCGACGGCGAGCTCGTGATCGAACCGGTACTCGCCGCCGCCTTGGTCGAGCGATCAGCTGGAAAACCTCGGAGCGGAATCGAGGCACTGACCGCGCGTGAACGGGAGGTGTTGCGTCTGATGGCCGAGGGGCGCTCCAACCCGGGGATCGCCGGTGAGCTCTATCTATCGGTTAAGGCGATCGAGAAGCACATAGCGTCCATCTTCACAAAGCTCGACCTTTCGGATGAAGGTGGCTCACAGCACCGTCGAGTGCTCGCCGTTCTGGCCTACCTGGACGCTCAACCACGCTGGACTGCAAACTAAGTCCGCGCTCGCATCGGCGTTAGTCAACGCTGCCGAACATGGAGCGTGAGTCCCACCGGGCGGAACACCAGGACCTCTTCCACCTGAAGTGTGTAGTCGGGTGGGAGTGTTAGGTGGTAGCGGCGGATTAGCAGTCCGAGTGTTAGTACGAGTTCGTGTAGGGCGAATTGTCGTCCGATGCAGGCTCGTTCGCCGGTGCCGAAGGGTTTGTAGGCTCCGGGTGGTCGGCGTTTTATTTGTTCGGGTAGGAAGCGGTCGGGGATGAAGGACTCGACGTCCTCGCCCCATACCGGGTCGCGGTGTACGGCTGGTAGCAGTACCAGGACCCAGTCCCCGGCGTGCATCGGATGGATCCCGCCGAGGACGGTGTCTTCGCGTGCCTGCCGGGCGTAGCCGGGTGCGGTCGGCCAGAGGCGGAGGGTTTCGTCGACGACTCGACGTAGGTATCGGAGTTTGGTGACTTGGTCGAAGGTCGGTTCGTCGTTACCCCAGATGGCGTCGACTTCGGCTCGGGCGCGGTCCAGCACTTCTGGATCCCTCGCCAGGTAGTACAGCGCAAAGGCCAGGGTTCCCGAAGTTGTCCCATAGCCGGCGGCGAGGAAGGTCAGCACCTGGTGTCGGATCGCGACCGGGTCAAGGAGGTCTGAGGCCAGCATGATTGCCAGCAGGTCCTCAGCTTGGTCGTTCGCCGAGGTCAGTCGGTGGGTGATGACGTCATCGACGACGCTGTTCATGTAGGCGATGTTCTGTTCCGCCCGCTGCGCGGCACGCGCACCGATCAGACTGCCCAGCATCGGTGGGCGGGTGACGGTGCGCTGCCCGTTGGCGACCGTGTCAGAGAGTGCGAGCACGAACGGGTGGGTCGGCCCCTGCTGGAAGGAGTCGAAGGAGTAGCCGAACCCGGAACGGCCGATGACCTCCAGGCTGAGTTTGGTGGTGTCGGCGACGACATCGACTGGGTCGCCGTCGGCCTGGTCCCAGGTCTCGATGAGCTGATCGGCGGCGTCCAGCATGACCGGGTGATACTGGCGCATCGAGGCCTGGCTGAATGCCGGCATGAGCAGCTCATGCCCGACCCGCCACGCCGGATCATCGCCGTCGGCGGAGAGCAGCCCGTCGCCAAGAAACGAACGCAGCACCGCGACGCTCGGGTGCACCAACTTCCTAAAACGCCGTTCATCGGACAATTCCGTGGCGAGCGCCGCACTAGAGACGAAAGTGAACTCAAGGTGGAACAGGCTGCGATGAAAAACTGGGCCCCGCTCACGGGCCATACGCGCGGAATCCTGCATAAAGGTCGTGACAAGACCCGATGCCGTGGACGACACGGGAACGGCCATGTGACCTCACTCCAAGCCACCGGAATTTCCCCAAGTCAAACACACCGAAGGCGCTTTATCTACTGCCCGTTGAAGTCCGCACCTAGCGGCGAGGTCTCTCCACGCCGCCACAACTGGGCGACAGAGGACCAGGCCAGGGTATCTCAACCGCTAAGAGCCAGACGCGCTCAACCACCTGAGCGTGAGCCCACTGTTCGGCAGTCATGCCCTTGTTGACCTGGGCGCGTGACCACGACGATACTTCGCGGAAGACTTGTGATGGACAGGACCGAGCGCGTTCGGATGCGAGGTACTTTCACCAGTTGGCCGGTTCCAGGGCCCCTGCCGGCGTGGGCTTACGTGACAGGTTGGATTGATTGTTGACTGAAGGCGTGCGTACCCCGACGGCTGTGAACCGACGACGAGTTTCACGATGAATAGAGGCGAAGATGCACCCAACAGGTGACGTGTTCGTCAGAAGTGCGGTCGTGAGTCTGCCAGCCGGCACTACTCATGTCAGCGTGGCGATTGAAGCAGGCACAGTATCGGTGCAAGAAGCCGAGAATTGCAGCTCCCCACTACTGCCAACCACGATTGCTACAACCGATGCGGT contains:
- a CDS encoding glycosyl hydrolase family 18 protein, with translation MPPLHTFIWRSWTTYPRYVTGRKHASMFTLKRAAISAAVVSALASFVLAGCGRQSHPLPSDTHVSPTHDSPATIPQTTVGFPAHFAAPFLQVSDASITDIAADRAKTGTRVYILGFIRASHDCTGVWDASGHAIGAYRAQIAAFRRERGEVIISFGGDAARELAQTCTNPVRLRAAYQQIVDTYGVTRLDFDIEGGAIDDHAATHRRNVALAALQASDPVLQIQYSLAVDPQGMESPQLDLLHDADQTGLRVAAVNVMTMDFGDGEDAFTDTLAAARSTVAQLQKVYRIGATEAWGRLGITPIAGKNDDKEFLSLSDAADLQAYTTEHGIQLLSFWELHDYDRPTGFEYSSIFNRISSR
- a CDS encoding transposase; translated protein: MGSISRTNLDFLRQMRRRFPAGKLYVILDNFSPHRKAQVREWCQANDVELVFTPTNASSTNWIECEFTALRYFALNGSDHPDHKTQDAAIGKYIRWRNQRAQLKTRFAIGSKIREPDYLPLSA
- a CDS encoding sigma-70 family RNA polymerase sigma factor; protein product: MTTDNAFQTSSDTERRTRELVDEHRQALLDYAMRLTHGDSVWAEDVVQDTFIRAWRHLDRLTPEFGSVRGWLMRVAHNRVMDGYRAARCRPVTVDIDESYGSATEDGSEDMIRKWMVTSLLKKLPELQREALVATILYDRTMAQAAQALGVPEGTVKSRVFYALRALRGVATADLQLTA
- a CDS encoding response regulator transcription factor translates to MRVAVADDSVLLRDGLVLLLEAAGHEVMTATSSGTELLAQPQIVQAEVAILDIMMPPEPFGGLTTAKTLRERYPDMGILLLSQYAEASFVNEMLSIHTASIGYRIKDRIVSVKALTDTLNRIADGELVIEPVLAAALVERSAGKPRSGIEALTAREREVLRLMAEGRSNPGIAGELYLSVKAIEKHIASIFTKLDLSDEGGSQHRRVLAVLAYLDAQPRWTAN
- a CDS encoding cytochrome P450 translates to MAVPVSSTASGLVTTFMQDSARMARERGPVFHRSLFHLEFTFVSSAALATELSDERRFRKLVHPSVAVLRSFLGDGLLSADGDDPAWRVGHELLMPAFSQASMRQYHPVMLDAADQLIETWDQADGDPVDVVADTTKLSLEVIGRSGFGYSFDSFQQGPTHPFVLALSDTVANGQRTVTRPPMLGSLIGARAAQRAEQNIAYMNSVVDDVITHRLTSANDQAEDLLAIMLASDLLDPVAIRHQVLTFLAAGYGTTSGTLAFALYYLARDPEVLDRARAEVDAIWGNDEPTFDQVTKLRYLRRVVDETLRLWPTAPGYARQAREDTVLGGIHPMHAGDWVLVLLPAVHRDPVWGEDVESFIPDRFLPEQIKRRPPGAYKPFGTGERACIGRQFALHELVLTLGLLIRRYHLTLPPDYTLQVEEVLVFRPVGLTLHVRQR